The sequence ggCTTTTCAAAGCTAAGTCTGAACTTATGCAGGATCAGAGTATCCAAGCCCGACAAATGTTCAGACTGGATACATACCCAGGCCTATGAACAGATCCACAGGCCTAGTTTCAGTGTTTCACTTTCTCTCCAAAAAACGACCTGTCGTTGGTTTCCTACAGGATCTTCTACGGCAGTTCACTAAAAATGGACGATCGAACAGCTCAGTCTCCATCATGGAATGGCCACCTTGCTGGACTCTCTACTACCAAAATGCACAACTCTGTCCCATGCCGAGCAAATTCAGTGCCATCTCATAACCACCGGCCATTTCCAATTCAAAATCTCCTCTTCCCGCTCAAAACTCCTTGAATTCTTCGCCTTGTCTCTCAATAACCTCTCCGTAGCCATCAAAGCTTTCTACCAAATCCTCACTCCTTCAACAAACGACTGGAACGCTGTCCTACGAGGTCTGATCCAGAGCCCCGACCCAATAGATTCCTTTAAATGGTACAAAACCATGATCCGTGGATCCTATAAAGTAGACGCATTGACTTGCTCTTTTGTTTTAAAAGCTTGTGCTCGCGTTTTAGCCTTTTCCGAGTCTACTCAGTTGCATTCTCATATTGTGCGTAAGGGGTTTGTTGCTGATGCTTTGCTAGGTACTACCCTGTTGGATTTGTATGCCAAAACTGGCGATCTTGATAGTGCACAGAAAATGTTTGATGAAATGATTGTTAAAGATATTGCTTCGTGGAATGCTTTGATTTCTGGGTTTGCTCAAGGGAATAAACCTAGCGAAGCGTTGGGTTTGTTTAAAAGGATGGAGGTTTTGGGGTTTAAGCCTAATGAAATAACTGTTCTTGGTGCTTTATCTGCTTGTTCTCAATTGGGTGCTTTTAAAGAAGGTGAAAAGATTCATGAGTATATAAGGAGTCAGAAGTTAGATATGAATGTGCAAGTTTGTAATGCAGCAATTGATATGTATGCAAAATGTGGGTTCGCTGATAAGGCATATTTGGTTTTTGAAAGTATGAGTTGTGGAAAAAGTCTTGTTACTTGGAATACAATGATAATGGCTTTTGCAATGCATGGTGATGGTGATAAAGCTCTCAAGCTTTTTAAGTATATGCATCAAGAGGGTGTTAGCCCTGATGCAGTATCTTATCTTGCAGTACTGTGCGCGTGTAACCATTCAGGGTTAGTAGAAGAAGGCTACAGGTTGTTTAATTCAATGGAGAGGAGTGGAGTGATACCTAATGTTAAGCACTATGGGAGCGTTATTGATTTGTTGGGCAGAGCTGGACGGCTTCAAGAGGCTTATGATGTTATCAATTCTATGCCAATCGTGCCTGATTTGGTACTTTGGCAGACTTTGCTTGGAGCTTGTAGGACTTATGGGAATGTAGAAATGGCAGAAGTTGTTTCGCAGAAGCTGGTGGAAATGGGATCTAACCACGATGgtgattttgttttgttatcaAATGTATATGCAGCAAAGGAGAGGTGGAATGATGTGGGGAGGGTGAGGGAAACTATGAAGAATAGGGATGTGAAAAAGGCGCCTGGGGTTAGCCACATTGAAGTTAAAGGTGTAATACATAAGTTCTACAATGGCGATAAGAATCACGAAAGTTGGAGGGAAATTTATGCCAAGTTTGATGAGATTAGGTTCAGGATTAAGGAGTATGGATATTTGGCTGAGACAAGTTTTGTGTTGCATGATATTGGAGAGGAGGAGAAGGAGAATGCACTGTGCCATCATAGCGAGAAGTTGGCTGTGGCATTTGGTTTGATTAGCACTAGTGAAGGGATGCCGATTCAAGTGATTAAGAATCTAAGAATATGTGGGGATTGTCATATTGTTATTAAGCTTATATCAAAGATTTATGATAGAGAAATTATTGTGAGGGATCGAGTGAGGTTTCACAGGTTTAAGCAAGGTTCTTGTTCTTGCAGAGATTATTGGTGAATCAAGGAGTATTCATGTGGTCATAAAATGGTTCAAAGAATAAGAATACTCCTTTTGGTATTTGTACATGCAGTAAGGAAGACGATAATGGGAAACACACGTGTATAAGCCATCTGGGTCTCCGTTGCAGCCTTGACTCTCCATTGGAGCCCGATGCTCTATATAAAGCATGCCTTCCTCTGATCACGTGGTTGCAGTTAGCGctataacttattttcttaaattgtaAATTGAGATAGGTTACTCTGTTCCATTTGGGGTGGGGGGCAGATAGCCAGACATAACAGAATAGATAAGCAATTCTGAAGATTAACAGTTTTACAAGCAGCAAAAATAGGAGGAAAGCTCTGGCTTGCAACCTCCTATGAGAATAACTAGACCAACTGTATGTACtgatattaaaatgaaagcatgttattaagaaatgaaaagcTTTCAGAAATGGAAACAGTAATTTTACTCACTTGTTTTGctaatttatttcattcaaGGTAgcagctttttatttttgaaagaataCTGTTCTCAGATGaactttatttgatttaatgtatcattattttcttatttttatttttaattttaaattttactttttaaaattttaagctGCGCCCTGGAAACAATGCCATTTACAGTAGCATCAATTGAGTTTTAGACTGGtagcacaaaaaaaaaatccagaCTCCATCTTTTCAACAGCACCTGTATAACTATCACCACATCATAGATTTATTATGACTGTCTTTTCCATGGAGGGAAACTGCCATAGAAAACTAGAACACTCATGGAACTTGATTTTAGGTTGGATAAGACATCGAACCCTGGTTCTTAGGCAAAAATTATGATACTGGATTGATAGAGTAAAATGAAGCATTCTTATTCAGGCTGAATTTAAAGCTTGGAAATAAGCATAGGCagcataataatataatagaaacAGAAACACTCGTGTCTCTTAAGTAGGTCCACTTTTGGGAACTAGAAAACACTGgcattttttttcaaatggcTAAGAACAGAATTCAAATCCTGCACATTTTCAAATTAGATTTCTGAATAAACAACTTCAACCCTGTTCAGCAAAATCAATATCAACATAGCACAGAACATATATGCTACATACAGGACTTCACAATTACAATTCATTGGGTAGGTTGGTGAAATTACCATAACCAATGAAACGAATACGCAGTCATAGAAAAGCGGGATGAATGCCCAAAAGGACTCCAGCTGGAAGCCTAGAATATTAACCACCAACAACCAACTCTAATTCAACTTCCCAAGAATGGCAGTCTCAACCAAGAAAAAATTTCCTTCTATTAAGTGATAACTTGAAATGATACAGCAAACCATCAAATATGAACTAGTCTTTCATCAGCCTTGCCTCGAAACCACCCTCCGCTCGCTTTACTAGATTGTAAGGCATGTGGGTTCCTAGAAGTTTATCCCATATAGAGAAGAATGGCTGAGAATAATTATACTTTGTACCTTGGAGTTGATGATGTATGTCATGATAAGCAGTATTGTTCtggaaaaaaatatgaaagataTTGCCAGGCAACCAAAGTCCACAATGATCATCCACAGTTTTAACCACAGCAAAGCAGAAGAAAATTACACCTGTGCGTGCAGTCATTCCTGACACTAAGAAAGATATCGCACCACCAACTGTATCAAGCAAGAGACCCTCCAGTGGGTGATTATAAAGGGCTCCAATTGCATAAGGGACAACTAGCTTATGATGTTGAGAGTGGACATGGCGGTATAGGAATTTGTTCTGATGCATATAGCGGTGGACAAAGTATTGCCATGTGTCCATGACAAACATAGCAATAATAATCTGCACAATTTGGATAGGAATGGAGGGCTGGGTTGTGATACCAGATGCATCAGCCGATGAGGTCAACTGCAGCCAAAAAGCAGGTAAATGAGAAGTCAACAATCAATTAGTAAGAAAATCAGTAGGCACTCAAAATTCTCCGGATCTTCATGGGTCAAATGACACTATCAAGTCAATTAATATCCTTATCATCTAAATCCTACTGACCTCTTAGTAACTCAGCAGATACACTTCATGTCAGACAAAACAGCTGCTTAACCTATCCAACATCAAACAAGCTTAATGTGCCTCCATTGTAAGTTGTTTGACGAAGGTTAAGGTACCAACTAATTTGCATTTCCCCTTAAGAAACTAATCCACAGAAcaaagtaatattaataaacgAAAACAATCTAATATCACGGAAAGTCAACAGTCCAAGTAATTTCAACAATGTCCCTTCAACTACAAAAGCAATTTAAAGCAGAATTTGAAATATCAGaccttaaaaataaatgtaccCAGAAACTAATAACAATGGAACAGTATGCATGAAAccaaattgaataataaaatcagatgcaaggaaaaaaaaatatgagattCGCTTGCACAGAATATGCTACCGCAAATAGACAGATATTTATAGACAAATTTCCCTCTTGCCCATCTTTCACCCATATGGAGGTGAGCTGACTAATTCTTAAGTCAGCTATACAGGGCTTCTCAAGCCATCAAAAGGGACAGTAATTTGATCACAAGTTCACTAGCTCTGTGTTACTTCCAAAATTAATGAATCAAACAGTTAATAAGCTGGAAAGTTTTCTGCTTACGGTTATATCGAAAATGCAATTTGAATACATAGATACAAAGCTCTAAAGTCATGCATGGTGTTGTGCACAGGCAACCACATCCACAGAGAGAAAACACAGGGAAGGTTTGGGAGGATAGAGTACATAAAGACTAGAATAGCTCCTCCGTCTCCCTTCTCCCCAAcctttctttattctcttttaaGTTCTTGATAAAAGTTTCCAGTAGGTGATAAAAGAACTCAACATAATACCCAGACAAACAACGTCAGCCATGACTTCCCCCAACAATCCGCAGCCATTCACTTACTTAAAAGTCTTAACTGTCACTACAGGAAAGCATCATTAAAGCTTCAAGCACATACAGGAATCTTTTATCAAAGCAAATTACGGAAAAAAGAACCGAATGAAATTTAGCAGTTCATCCAATAATTTGATCAGAGTCTTTATAGTattgagttttatttattgcaaCACCATTAGAAaatactatgagaaaacataaatggatTCATCCTCCAAAAAATTCCAT is a genomic window of Ricinus communis isolate WT05 ecotype wild-type chromosome 2, ASM1957865v1, whole genome shotgun sequence containing:
- the LOC8281414 gene encoding very-long-chain aldehyde decarbonylase GL1-9 produces the protein MVFWEDYLSDEAMGTFAPIVVYWFYSGFYQLLPPLDKYRLHTRKEEKEKNLVPLPKVIKGVLLQQLVQAIVAHGLFWLTSSADASGITTQPSIPIQIVQIIIAMFVMDTWQYFVHRYMHQNKFLYRHVHSQHHKLVVPYAIGALYNHPLEGLLLDTVGGAISFLVSGMTARTGVIFFCFAVVKTVDDHCGLWLPGNIFHIFFQNNTAYHDIHHQLQGTKYNYSQPFFSIWDKLLGTHMPYNLVKRAEGGFEARLMKD
- the LOC8281413 gene encoding pentatricopeptide repeat-containing protein At1g34160, coding for MATLLDSLLPKCTTLSHAEQIQCHLITTGHFQFKISSSRSKLLEFFALSLNNLSVAIKAFYQILTPSTNDWNAVLRGLIQSPDPIDSFKWYKTMIRGSYKVDALTCSFVLKACARVLAFSESTQLHSHIVRKGFVADALLGTTLLDLYAKTGDLDSAQKMFDEMIVKDIASWNALISGFAQGNKPSEALGLFKRMEVLGFKPNEITVLGALSACSQLGAFKEGEKIHEYIRSQKLDMNVQVCNAAIDMYAKCGFADKAYLVFESMSCGKSLVTWNTMIMAFAMHGDGDKALKLFKYMHQEGVSPDAVSYLAVLCACNHSGLVEEGYRLFNSMERSGVIPNVKHYGSVIDLLGRAGRLQEAYDVINSMPIVPDLVLWQTLLGACRTYGNVEMAEVVSQKLVEMGSNHDGDFVLLSNVYAAKERWNDVGRVRETMKNRDVKKAPGVSHIEVKGVIHKFYNGDKNHESWREIYAKFDEIRFRIKEYGYLAETSFVLHDIGEEEKENALCHHSEKLAVAFGLISTSEGMPIQVIKNLRICGDCHIVIKLISKIYDREIIVRDRVRFHRFKQGSCSCRDYW